A genome region from Coprococcus phoceensis includes the following:
- a CDS encoding response regulator yields the protein MNKPLILVVEDDTAIRNLITTTLETQDYRFHTAPNGVQALLESVSQKPDIMLLDLGLPDMDGIEIIKKVRSWSNLPIIVISARSEDRDKIDALDAGADDYLTKPFSVDELLARLRVTLRRLQYMSVSQEQTEFVNGDLRIDYVSGCVYLKEKELHLTSTEYKLLSLLAKNVGKVLTHTYITREIWGSAWDNDVASLRVFMATLRKKIEENPSQPQYIQTHIGIGYRMLRVVNK from the coding sequence GTGAATAAACCATTGATATTAGTAGTAGAGGACGATACAGCGATCAGGAACCTGATCACGACGACATTAGAGACACAGGACTATCGTTTCCATACAGCGCCAAACGGCGTGCAGGCTCTTTTAGAGTCGGTGTCTCAAAAGCCGGACATTATGCTTTTGGATCTGGGACTTCCGGATATGGATGGAATTGAGATTATTAAAAAAGTTCGTTCCTGGTCAAATCTTCCAATTATTGTAATCAGCGCAAGAAGCGAAGATCGTGATAAGATTGATGCGCTGGATGCAGGGGCGGACGATTATCTGACCAAACCATTTTCTGTGGATGAACTTTTGGCGAGGCTTCGCGTGACGCTAAGAAGGCTGCAGTACATGAGTGTGTCGCAGGAGCAGACAGAATTTGTTAATGGAGATCTGCGGATTGATTATGTGTCCGGATGTGTATATTTGAAAGAAAAAGAACTGCATCTGACTTCGACAGAGTATAAATTATTGAGTCTGCTTGCAAAGAATGTAGGGAAAGTGTTGACGCACACCTACATTACAAGAGAAATATGGGGAAGTGCGTGGGATAATGATGTGGCATCGCTTCGGGTTTTCATGGCAACCCTTCGAAAGAAGATTGAAGAAAACCCGTCGCAGCCGCAATATATTCAGACACATATCGGCATCGGCTACCGCATGCTTCGAGTTGTTAATAAGTAA
- a CDS encoding ATP-binding protein — translation MGEQGAKRHNDSWKGIGVTIVILAIATGIGAMFRYLRFTEANILIVYVLGVMITAVITASRMWSVLSSLCSVLLFNFLYTEPRFSLTAYDSGYPITFVIAFLAAIIASNLAIQLRKQAEQSALMAYRTKILLETNQILQKAENAEEIIREAAGQIVKLIGKSVVYYECTDGILCEPSVCLAQGEQEKEIYISAKERETARYAFESKKRAGAGTEVKKDAVCMYLTIRNCDNVYGVIGIALKGVQLNTFESNLLLSILGECALALEKEIYNRKREEAVTKAKNEQLRANLLRSISHDLRTPLTSISGNAAILLNNEEAFDKEKRRQLYTGIYDDSMWLINLVENLLSVTRLEESSMQLNMQVELVDEVIEEALKHISRKREEHQLVYEPSEELLLAKMDSRLIVQVLINLVENAIKYTQEGSRIEVSAVQKADMIEISVADNGKGIKEEAKEKIFDMFYTAENKPADSRRGLGLGLFLAKSIIHAHGGTIWVADNVPSGTIFSFTLQAEEVTISE, via the coding sequence ATGGGAGAACAAGGGGCCAAACGTCACAATGACAGTTGGAAAGGAATTGGTGTCACAATAGTTATTTTGGCAATAGCGACAGGGATTGGAGCGATGTTTCGCTACCTGAGGTTTACAGAAGCAAATATATTGATTGTATATGTGCTCGGGGTTATGATCACTGCCGTGATCACGGCAAGCAGAATGTGGAGTGTGCTTTCCTCCCTTTGCAGTGTTCTGCTTTTTAACTTTTTGTATACGGAGCCGAGATTTTCACTCACTGCATATGATTCCGGGTATCCGATTACGTTCGTGATTGCATTTCTTGCGGCGATCATTGCGAGTAATTTAGCGATCCAGCTCAGAAAACAGGCAGAACAGTCGGCGTTGATGGCTTATCGCACAAAAATTCTTCTGGAGACGAATCAGATACTGCAGAAGGCAGAAAACGCAGAAGAAATCATACGAGAGGCGGCAGGACAGATTGTGAAATTGATCGGGAAAAGTGTCGTGTATTATGAATGTACAGACGGAATTCTTTGTGAGCCGTCGGTCTGCCTTGCGCAAGGAGAACAGGAAAAAGAGATCTATATAAGCGCGAAAGAGCGGGAAACTGCCCGGTATGCATTTGAGAGCAAGAAGCGTGCCGGTGCGGGTACAGAAGTAAAAAAAGATGCAGTCTGTATGTATTTGACGATCCGCAATTGTGACAATGTATATGGTGTGATCGGGATCGCTCTGAAAGGGGTACAGTTAAATACATTTGAAAGCAATCTGCTTCTCTCGATTTTGGGAGAATGTGCATTGGCGTTGGAGAAAGAGATCTATAACCGAAAACGAGAAGAGGCGGTTACAAAAGCGAAAAATGAGCAGCTGAGAGCAAATCTGCTGCGATCGATTTCGCATGATCTGCGAACACCGCTTACAAGTATATCGGGGAATGCGGCAATTCTTTTGAATAACGAGGAAGCGTTTGATAAAGAAAAACGCAGACAGCTGTATACGGGAATTTATGACGATTCGATGTGGCTGATCAACCTTGTGGAAAATCTGCTTTCCGTGACGCGCCTGGAAGAAAGTTCTATGCAGCTCAATATGCAGGTGGAGCTTGTGGACGAGGTGATTGAGGAGGCGCTAAAGCATATTAGCAGAAAGCGGGAAGAACATCAGCTAGTGTACGAACCGTCCGAGGAATTGCTTCTTGCGAAGATGGATTCCAGATTGATAGTGCAGGTGCTGATCAATCTTGTGGAAAATGCAATAAAATATACACAGGAAGGTTCCCGCATAGAGGTCTCTGCGGTGCAAAAGGCAGATATGATAGAAATATCGGTTGCAGACAATGGAAAGGGAATCAAAGAGGAAGCAAAAGAAAAAATCTTTGATATGTTTTATACGGCTGAGAATAAGCCGGCGGACAGCAGAAGAGGACTTGGACTTGGGCTGTTTTTGGCAAAATCTATTATCCATGCACATGGCGGAACAATTTGGGTTGCGGATAACGTTCCAAGCGGAACGATATTTTCATTTACATTACAGGCTGAGGAGGTAACGATAAGTGAATAA
- a CDS encoding potassium channel family protein, translating into MKSILVIGLGRFGRHITRKFLEEGNSVLAVEKNEGRADNAINILPDIQIADATNETFIKSLGVNNFDLCVVAIGDNFQSALEITVLLKDFGAKYILARACRDVHRKLLLRNGADHVVYAEREMAERLAIKYGSKNIFDYIELTPEVAICEVAVPGNWIGKSIIEKSIRNRYNISILATKKEGKISPLPEPEHIFTRDETLIIMGEKKVIHSFTY; encoded by the coding sequence ATGAAATCTATTTTAGTAATTGGACTTGGACGTTTCGGACGTCACATCACACGTAAATTTTTAGAGGAAGGCAATTCGGTACTTGCTGTCGAAAAAAACGAAGGGCGTGCAGACAATGCCATCAACATTCTGCCGGACATTCAGATTGCTGATGCCACAAACGAGACCTTCATCAAATCTCTTGGTGTCAATAATTTCGATCTTTGTGTAGTCGCAATCGGAGATAATTTTCAAAGCGCACTTGAGATCACTGTTCTGTTAAAAGATTTTGGAGCGAAGTACATTCTCGCCCGCGCCTGCAGAGACGTACACCGCAAATTACTGCTTAGAAACGGAGCTGATCACGTCGTCTATGCAGAACGCGAAATGGCAGAGCGTCTCGCCATCAAATATGGCTCAAAAAATATTTTTGATTACATCGAACTCACACCGGAGGTTGCGATCTGTGAAGTGGCAGTTCCAGGCAATTGGATTGGCAAAAGCATCATCGAAAAATCTATACGAAACCGGTACAACATCAGCATTCTCGCAACAAAAAAAGAAGGGAAAATCTCCCCTCTTCCAGAACCGGAACACATTTTCACCCGCGATGAAACTTTAATCATCATGGGCGAAAAGAAAGTTATCCACTCTTTTACTTATTAA